The sequence CAGCGGTAGGAATAAGGAACAGGTCGTCTAGGGTGGTGACGTACATATCCTCCTCCAGCTTGGGCAGCTGGCCGGTCACCGCGGTGCTCTGCCGGGTGGCCATGAAGGGGGGATAAATTTCGGTATATCCTCGTTCCTGGGTATGCAAATCCAGCATAAAATTGATCAGCGCCCTTTCCAGGCGGGCGCCTCGACCGGTGTAGAGCGGGAATCCCCGTCCGGCAATCCGGGCTCCAGCCTCGAAATCCACCAGACCAAGGGAAGCAAGCAAGGCCAGGTGATCCCGGTTGCCGACGGCGATTGGATTCACATCCCCCACCGTGTCTACCAGCCGGTTACAAGTGGGATCGGGACCCACGGGGACGGACGGATGGGGCAAATTGGGCACCCAGAGGAGGCGTTGGTGCAGCTGCTCCTGAAGGTCCTGAATCCGTCGATCCAGCTCCTTGATTTGTTGAGACAGATCACCCATCGAGGCGATTTTTTCGTCAGCTGGCTGGCCAGTCCTTTTCAACTGGCCGATTTCCTGCGAAACCCGGTTGCGCCGGGCCTTGAGCGTCTCCACCTGAGTAATAGTTCGACGCAACCGCTCATCCAGGGCCAGAATCGCATCCAGTTCACTGTCGTCGGCACCTCTGTTCAACATACCCAGGCGAACCAGATCCGGATTCTGGCGGATAAATTTTAGTGAAAGCATCGGATGATCGTTACTTCAATTTGACCATGCTCTCGTCGAAAACCAGGGTGCACTCCTTCCCCTTACTCGGAGGCAGTCGACACTGCCTGATTAGATTAATTTAACTTATTAAGTTAGTGACCCTTACCCCTTATGACCACCCAAACGGTCATAAGGAGGATTTTCAGGTCGAGTCTGATGGAGATGTTCTCAATGTAAAAGAAATCGTCCTTCAGCTTCCGACGGACATCTTCCAGGGAAGAATCATAATTCCCCCGTACTTGAGCCCAACCGGTGATCCCCGGTCGCAGCTGCAGGCGACGATAGTAGTAGGGGAATTCCTCAATCAACCATTCCACAAAATGAGGACGCTCAGGCCGGGGACCTACCAGGCTCATATCGCCTTTCAGGGCGTTCCACAGTTGGGGCAGCTCATCCAGACGGAACCTCCGGAGAAACCGGCCAAAGGGAGTAATGCGGGGATCGTCGGCTCGTGCCCACACCGGGCCGGTGCGCTCCTCCGCGTCCTCTAACATGGTTCGAAACTTGTGCATGATGAAGCGCCTGCCGCGGTAACCCACCCGCTCTTGAGAGAAAATAGCCGGGCCCAGGCTGGTAAGCCTAATGATAATCCCGGTGGCCAGCATAAGAGGAGCAACGGCCAACAGTCCCACACCCGCGACGACAATGTCAATGACCCGCTTCACAAACACCTGGAGGGGGGTGACGAATTCCGGGTTGATCTGGACCAATGGCAGGCCGTAAATATGTTCTGTCTTGGCCAAACCGGTTACCGCTTCGTACATGTCCGGGAGAATCTTGATCTTGATAGGCTCGCCGTTGATAGTGGACATGAGCTCGAGCAGAGATTCGTGTTCCGGCTTCTCTAAAGTGATGATCACCTCATCTACCTTCAGATCATGAATGAGTCGGGGCAAGGCCTGCAGATCACCCACTACCGGCTGGACATCCGAATGACGGGGTGACGGTCCGTTCTCAACAAATCCCACCAGGTCGTAGCCCAGTTTGGGATGGGCCATGATTTGACGGCAGACCTCCTGGGATCGTCGGTTAATCCCCACAATCAGGGTGCGCTGGGTTCCGAGGTTGAAACGGAATAAATACTTCTGCACTGACCTGATAAACCAACGGTAAAGGATGCTTAAGATACCAAAGAGGAGCGCCAGTTTGACCAAATCGCGGGGTCTCATAGGCAAGGCGACTTCGAACATAACGTCGATCACAATCATCACGATCGTCAGGACAACGATAGTGCGCGCCACCTGTACCGCCTCGTCCACTCGGGAGCCGGTGCCATCAGGGGTGTAACGCCCTAACAAAACCAGTGAAAGCCCTATAGCGGCTGCGAAGGCCAAAATCCAGGGATTGACAAGCATCCTGGTGATGTCGGGGGTGGTGAGCTGGAGTGCCAAGCTGAAACTGATCAGATCGCCGAGTACGAGCAGACCAACAATGCTGGTATCCCAATACTTTCTGGATAGCATATACGATCCCCGTTATTGTTACAACCGAATACCCCTTACCAAGCTATTAAAGCCAATTCCTCCTCTGGTTATTTAGGGTCAAAGGGCTCAGGTGCCACTTTCTGATTCCGGGAGATCGAAACCATCTACGATTGGTTATTAGTTTCAATCCCTCTACGCAATCAGGAAAATTCCGAAGTGTACCCAAACGAAATGCCAGAATAGTTTGAGCATTATTTCCGGTCATGTCTAATAGCACTTCTCAATCTCCACTTCCGATATCGTTTTACTACCCTCGTACAATCACTTATTAGAATCAAGGTACCAATGAATCGTTTTCTCGATCCCCTCCTCAAGCGTGAACTGCTGATGAAAACCGAGGGATCTTATCTTCCCGGCTGGATATTCACTATGCATATGAAACTTTCTAAGTCTGCTGGTATTGATCTCGAAATGACGCCCCAAAATTTTTCCCAGAGCATCGATCCCATATCCGCACAGAATGGCAACTGGGTAAGGAATACGGAATGCTGGAACCCGCACTTGAGCCTTATCCGAAATCAATTCGACAAGTTGCTTTACCTTGAGCTGCGGCTCATCTGAATAATTGTAAATCTGAAGGCCTGGCGCCATACGATCCATGAGAAACAGCGTGGCAGCGACTAGATTTTCTACATATGCAACAGACTTGATATTCTCTCCGCTTCCAATCCACATAAATCTTCTACCATATACCCTGCTTATCAGCCTAAAAGTATTGGCATAGTTCTCAGGCCCAAATACTGTTGTCGGTCTGATGACAATAGCTGCTCTACGGTGGTCTTCAATGATCCATGACTCAACTTCAGCTTCAGCTTCGAGTTTTGACGCTCCATATGGTGTTGATGGGCGCGGTACGTTTTCTTCGGTTGCAATACCCGGCTGGCCGTAAACTGCCGCCGAACTGAAGAACACAAACTTGCTAACTCCTCTGTTGGAAGCACAGTCCAATACTGTACTGGTTCCAGCCTTATTCACTTCGAAATACTCAACTTCAGGAATCCCGTTATCTTTATGCTCGGCGGCTAGATGAATGACACACTCCACACCCTCGATTGCCTCGCGCAGGGCTCTCCTATCGAGGATACTGCCTTGAAAGAGTTCATAGTTCTGCTCATCATGCGGCCTGGGGTTAGAGTCAAAGCCGGAAACGACATGCCCAGCTTCAAGTAAGGCCTTCGTCAGAAATGAGCCGATAAAGCCTTCACTACCTGTTACGAGAATCCGCATTGGGGTAACAATCTTAGATTATGAATTGATCAGGTGAATATTGCATCAAGCATCATATCCGCCATGATATCCCGGTTATAATATTGTTGAACGGCTCGATATCCATTTAAACCTAGTTTCTTTCGCAGATTACTGTCGGAATACAACTTGAGGATGGCCTCCTTCAGTTTAGTGCTATCTTCAGGTTCGATTACCAGACCGCAGTCATGCTTTTCGACCAGTTTCGAGCCCTCCCCTTTCCGCGTCGCAAAGATCACTGGTCTTTTCATCGCTAGGTATTCGAACATCTTCGCCGGAACTGAGGTTTCAAATAGTTGGTCGCCCTTCAGTATCAGCAAACCCACGTCTGAGATACTTATGAGCCTTACAATTTCACTCCTGCTCTGGAACGGCATCAGGGTGACGTTTTTTAATCCCAACTCTTCACATCTTTCCTGCACTACATTTTTATTTGCACCGTCACCCACCAGGAGAAAATGAATATCTTTATAGGACTCGACTGCCTTTGCTGTATCCAGGATGATATAGAGAGCGTAGAGCATTCCAAAAAAGCCGATATACGAAGCGACAAACTTGCCGGCTAGCGGGTGATCTTGGATTGAATTGGAGGAAACACTCCGGAAGAGCTCAAGGTCGGCAGCGTTCGGAATAGTCGTCACCCGATTCGGATGGGCCATCATCAAGATATAAGTACGCTGAAAACCAGTGGTAGTCACAATCCCGTCAGCGGCGCGATACAGAAACTTTTCCAAACGCTCCATGATACCAAGAAGCAGTCGGCTCTTTATAACATTCAAAGCAACCACTTGGCCGGGCCAGAGGTCTCGTATCTCAAGCACAAATGGTTTCCTTTTAGCCTTGCTTATCAATGACCCTGCTATTCCACAAAAGATTTGGGGGCTTGTTGCTAGGACAACATCAAAATTTCTAACGAAGAAGGAAGCGACAATCGCCATAAACGCAAAGAATAGATAATTGGCCGCTCTCTTGCTAATACCGATGTGCGGTATTAAAAAAGTCTTCACTCTGATCACGTTAATGCCATCAATAGCTTCCCGCGATAAAAACCTGTTCGTGTAGCCTGGAAAGAGCTTCCCCAGCGGGTGGTTTGGATTGTTGGTGATCACGGTTACCCTCACACCTTTTTTCACCCATCGCTTGGCGTGCTCGTAAGTTCTGGAAGCCGGAGCATTCACCTCAGGTGGAAAATAGTGAGTCAAGAACAGGATATGTCTACCCATACTCCCGGGATAATTGTTTGGACCGTGCTTACCCAACTTCCGTCGCGCCCTTATCTAACATATTCATCCAGAACCTTAACAATGCGTTCTGCTGCGTGTCCATCCCACAGTTCCGGGATTCTACCCTGATTCTTTGGTCCATTCACGATGGCCTCAACAGCCGCTACGATCTCATCCTGAGCACAGCCAATAAGGCGATTAGTGCCAAGTTCAACCGTAACAGGCCGTTCAGTAGT is a genomic window of Candidatus Neomarinimicrobiota bacterium containing:
- a CDS encoding serine--tRNA ligase, with amino-acid sequence MLSLKFIRQNPDLVRLGMLNRGADDSELDAILALDERLRRTITQVETLKARRNRVSQEIGQLKRTGQPADEKIASMGDLSQQIKELDRRIQDLQEQLHQRLLWVPNLPHPSVPVGPDPTCNRLVDTVGDVNPIAVGNRDHLALLASLGLVDFEAGARIAGRGFPLYTGRGARLERALINFMLDLHTQERGYTEIYPPFMATRQSTAVTGQLPKLEEDMYVTTLDDLFLIPTA
- a CDS encoding sugar transferase, whose protein sequence is MLSRKYWDTSIVGLLVLGDLISFSLALQLTTPDITRMLVNPWILAFAAAIGLSLVLLGRYTPDGTGSRVDEAVQVARTIVVLTIVMIVIDVMFEVALPMRPRDLVKLALLFGILSILYRWFIRSVQKYLFRFNLGTQRTLIVGINRRSQEVCRQIMAHPKLGYDLVGFVENGPSPRHSDVQPVVGDLQALPRLIHDLKVDEVIITLEKPEHESLLELMSTINGEPIKIKILPDMYEAVTGLAKTEHIYGLPLVQINPEFVTPLQVFVKRVIDIVVAGVGLLAVAPLMLATGIIIRLTSLGPAIFSQERVGYRGRRFIMHKFRTMLEDAEERTGPVWARADDPRITPFGRFLRRFRLDELPQLWNALKGDMSLVGPRPERPHFVEWLIEEFPYYYRRLQLRPGITGWAQVRGNYDSSLEDVRRKLKDDFFYIENISIRLDLKILLMTVWVVIRGKGH
- a CDS encoding NAD-dependent epimerase/dehydratase family protein, giving the protein MRILVTGSEGFIGSFLTKALLEAGHVVSGFDSNPRPHDEQNYELFQGSILDRRALREAIEGVECVIHLAAEHKDNGIPEVEYFEVNKAGTSTVLDCASNRGVSKFVFFSSAAVYGQPGIATEENVPRPSTPYGASKLEAEAEVESWIIEDHRRAAIVIRPTTVFGPENYANTFRLISRVYGRRFMWIGSGENIKSVAYVENLVAATLFLMDRMAPGLQIYNYSDEPQLKVKQLVELISDKAQVRVPAFRIPYPVAILCGYGIDALGKILGRHFEINTSRLRKFHMHSEYPAGKIRSLGFHQQFTLEEGIEKTIHWYLDSNK
- a CDS encoding glycosyltransferase family 4 protein, which encodes MGRHILFLTHYFPPEVNAPASRTYEHAKRWVKKGVRVTVITNNPNHPLGKLFPGYTNRFLSREAIDGINVIRVKTFLIPHIGISKRAANYLFFAFMAIVASFFVRNFDVVLATSPQIFCGIAGSLISKAKRKPFVLEIRDLWPGQVVALNVIKSRLLLGIMERLEKFLYRAADGIVTTTGFQRTYILMMAHPNRVTTIPNAADLELFRSVSSNSIQDHPLAGKFVASYIGFFGMLYALYIILDTAKAVESYKDIHFLLVGDGANKNVVQERCEELGLKNVTLMPFQSRSEIVRLISISDVGLLILKGDQLFETSVPAKMFEYLAMKRPVIFATRKGEGSKLVEKHDCGLVIEPEDSTKLKEAILKLYSDSNLRKKLGLNGYRAVQQYYNRDIMADMMLDAIFT